GGGACCCGGAGCGCCCCGCACCGCCCCGGTGGAGAGGTGCCCCCCTCTGCCCGCGACGCTCTGATGCGGAAGCGGCCGCGGGCCTCCGGCCGGACCCTCGTTCTCGCGCCCGCCGGCCCGACCTTCGTGCCTCGGCGGGGTTAAAAAGGGGCACCTCTGCCCTGCCCCGCAGCCCGACCGTCCGGACGGTCTTGACGCAGCGCAGCACCGGCCTATCTCGCCGGCCATGCACGACCTGCCCGCGCCCGATCTGCGCCACCGCATCCTCGATGCCGCCGAACGGCTGATCCAGGCCGAGGGCGTGCCCGGCCTCACCCTCGCCCGCGCCGCCGCCGAGGCCGGCGCCTCCAAGGGCGGGCTGCTGCATCATTTCGGCTCCAAGGAGGCGCTGCTTGCCGCGCTGATGGAACGGCTCGCCGGCTTCGTGCGCGACTCCTTCGAGGCCACTCTCGCCGCGACGCCGGAGGGGCCGGGCCGCGTCGCCCGCGCCTGCCTGCGCTGGCAGTTCGAGGACGAGGCCTGCGCCGACGAACGGGCCGACCGCGCCGCGGCCGTGCTGCTCGCCGCGCACCACCACGACCCGCGTCTGCTCGACCCGGTGCGCCGGGTGCTTGACGGGTTCCGCAGCCGGCTCGAGGAGGACGGGCTGCCGCCCGGCCACGGGCTTGCCGTATGGGCCGCCTGCGACGGGCTGTTCGTCGCCCGGCTCTTCGGCCTCTACAGCCTTTCGCCCGCCGAACGTGCCGCGCTGCACACGACGCTCTCGCGCCTTGCCGGAGGCGCGCCATGACGCGCTGGCTGCTCGGCGCGCTCGCCCTCGCCCTGCCGCTGATCCTTCTGGTCGCGGTGGCGCCGCGCGATTTCGTCGCCTGGGCCGAGGGCGAGCCGCGCGCCGGGGCGA
This DNA window, taken from Dehalococcoidia bacterium, encodes the following:
- a CDS encoding TetR/AcrR family transcriptional regulator, with amino-acid sequence MHDLPAPDLRHRILDAAERLIQAEGVPGLTLARAAAEAGASKGGLLHHFGSKEALLAALMERLAGFVRDSFEATLAATPEGPGRVARACLRWQFEDEACADERADRAAAVLLAAHHHDPRLLDPVRRVLDGFRSRLEEDGLPPGHGLAVWAACDGLFVARLFGLYSLSPAERAALHTTLSRLAGGAP